The Arachis hypogaea cultivar Tifrunner chromosome 19, arahy.Tifrunner.gnm2.J5K5, whole genome shotgun sequence genome has a window encoding:
- the LOC112775356 gene encoding ADP,ATP carrier protein 1, chloroplastic gives MEAVLQSRGLLSLPTNPRNRFLHSSQGLKHRFFTPKPKTLDGSSLTINNGLLFPKPINGFPSKSNIYHGFSKNEKTLFLCKAEAAAAADGSGGEAEKQKFVGIELATLKKIVPLGLMFFCILFNYTILRDTKDVLVVTARGSSAEIIPFLKTWVNLPMAIGFMLLYTKLANVLSKQALFYTVIVPFIAFFGAFGFVLYPLSNYIHPEALADKLLNILGPRFLGPLAIMRIWSFCLFYVMAELWGSVVISVLFWGFANQITTVDEAKRFYPLFGLGANVALVFSGRTVKYFSNLRKNLGPGVDGWAISLKAMMSIVVLMGLVICFLYWWVNNFVPLPTRSKKKKEKPKMGTMESLKFLVSSNYIRDLATLVVAYGISINLVEVTWKSKLKAQFPSPNEYSSFMGDFSTATGIATFTMMLLSQFIFEKYGWGVAAKITPTVLLLTGVGFFSLILFGDPLGPALAKFGMTPLLAAVYVGAMQNIFSKSAKYSLFDPCKEMAYIPLDEDTKVKGKAAIDVVCNPLGKSGGALIQQFMILTFGSLANSTPYLGGVLLAIVLAWLGAAKSLDTQFTALRREEELEKEMERASAVKIPVVSEDKDGNGSLSSSSPLNPASDDSSSSPSESSSESSYPRNN, from the exons ATGGAAGCTGTTCTTCAATCAAGGGGGCTTCTCTCTCTCCCAACTAATCCCAGAAACAGGTTTCTCCACTCATCACAAGGCTTAAAGCACAGATTTTTCACACCAAAACCAAAAACCCTTGATGGGTCTTCTCTAACAATTAACAATGGATTATTATTCCCCAAACCGATTAATGGGTTTCCCTCAAAATCTAACATTTATCATGGGTTTTCCAAAAATGAAAAAACTTTGTTCCTTTGCAAAGCTGAGGCGGCTGCTGCTGCTGATGGGTCTGGTGGAGAAGCTGAAAAACAAAAGTTTGTGGGAATTGAGTTAGCCACACTCAAGAAAATTGTTCCATTGGGGTTGATGTTCTTTTGCATCTTGTTCAATTACACAATCCTTAGGGACACAAAGGATGTTCTTGTTGTTACTGCAAGAGGGAGCAGTGCTGAGATCATACCATTCTTGAAGACATGGGTGAATCTTCCCATGGCTATTGGGTTCATGTTGTTGTACACAAAATTGGCCAATGTTTTGTCAAAACAAGCACTTTTCTACACTGTGATTGTTCCATTCATTGCTTTCTTTGGTGCTTTTGGGTTTGTTTTGTACCCTCTCAGCAACTATATCCACCCTGAGGCTCTTGCTGACAAGCTTCTCAACATCCTTGGACCAAGGTTCCTTGGTCCTCTTGCAATCATGAGGATTTGGAGCTTCTGTTTGTTCTATGTCATGGCTGAATTGTGGGGGAGTGTGGTCATTTCAGTGTTGTTTTGGGGGTTTGCTAATCAG ATAACTACAGTTGATGAAGCAAAACGGTTCTACCCATTGTTTGGACTTGGGGCCAATGTTGCCCTCGTGTTCTCTGGCCGGACAGTGAAATACTTTTCTAATTTGAGGAAGAATTTAGGTCCCGGAGTCGATGGTTGGGCCATCTCACTAAAAGCAATGATGAGCATAGTCGTGCTTATGGGACTTGTGATCTGTTTTCTGTACTGGTGGGTGAATAATTTCGTTCCTCTTCCTACACGtagcaagaagaagaag GAGAAGCCGAAAATGGGAACAATGGAGAGCTTGAAATTCTTGGTGTCCTCAAATTACATCAGGGATCTTGCCACTTTAGTGGTTGCATATGGAATTAGCATTAATCTTGTTGAGGTGACATGGAAATCTAAGCTCAAAGCTCAG TTTCCTAGCCCTAATGAATACTCTTCTTTTATGGGCGACTTCTCGACCGCAACTGGTATTGCCACATTCACAATGATGCTTCTAAGCCAATTTATATTTGAGAAATATGGATGGGGAGTTGCTGCCAAGATCACACCGACGGTCCTTCTATTGACCGGAGTTGGCTTCTTTTCTCTTATATTGTTCGGAGACCCTCTTGGCCCTGCTCTCGCAAAGTTTGGAATGACGCCACTATTAGCAGCTGTGTATGTTGGTGCCATGCAGAACATATTCAGCAAGAGTGCTAAATACAGCTTATTTGATCCCTGCAAAGAAATGGCCTACATACCCTTGGATGAAGATACCAAG GTTAAAGGGAAAGCAGCAATTGATGTTGTGTGCAACCCATTGGGAAAATCCGGAGGTGCTCTTATTCAGCAATTCATGATCTTAACTTTTGGATCACTAGCCAATTCGACTCCATACCTTGGAGGGGTGCTTCTGGCAATTGTTCTTGCGTGGTTAGGCGCAGCCAAGTCCTTGGACACTCAGTTTACCGCATTGCGCCGGGAAGAAGAACTCGAGAAAGAGATGGAAAGAGCATCTGCTGTTAAGATACCGGTAGTGTCCGAGGACAAGGATGGAAACGGTTCTCTTTCGAGCAGCTCACCGTTAAATCCGGCATCTGATGACTCATCAAGTAGTCCATCCGAATCCTCATCAGAATCCTCGTATCCTCGCAATaattag